The Rhodothermales bacterium nucleotide sequence GTGAATTCCGGCTTGAAGGCCAGGTCGGAAAACGGATGGCGCTGCACGAGCGGGCGAATGACGTGGACGAAGTAGTCGGGGTCTTCGCTGAACGTGAGCAGGCCGATGCCTGTCGGGTCGTTCAGTTCTTCGTACAGCACGCCCTTGATTTCGCTGTCCTCGAGTGTTTCGATGATGCGATGGGTGTGCTGGCAACCGCTAAAGGCGAGGAGTTGCATATAGAGCCGGCGATCAGAGAAAATTTCGGTGCCGTCGGCGGCTTTTCCCTTTTCGCTGAGATTCAGCCCTTTCTTTTCAGGAATTGCGATATCTAGTGCCATATCGGTGTCTGGTGCGTCCACGTGCAACCACCGTGACGGCGTCGCATCGGGGTGTTCGCGCGTTCGTGGCGTCGGGCGTCGAACGTAAAGCCGGTCACGGCATCCTGCGGGATGCTCCGGACGGCGCGTGGAAGAAAGTAGAACGGGTCGGATTACGGCTGGAGCCCGTACATGGCTGTTGACGGTTGAACAGAAAGCAGATACCGGGGTTTCTGTCAGCGAACCCGGTGCGAAACCTTGAGATTCGCCCATCCCGGGATCTCATGGCGCCGGCAACGCGCAGCCGGCAGAAACGCTCCGGAAACGAATCAGGTGGGTCGATGCGTCTTCGCGTTTTGATCGTCGTATGCAGTCTGTTTTGCGCGTTCGCGCAGGAACGCGTCGTGGCGCAAGTCGCCGGCGTCGATGTTCTGGATTATGAGTTTCGGATCGCGGTCGACGATGCCTCCGATCGGATCGAGGGCGAGACGTTGATCACCGTCCGCTTCGATCGGGCCGGCGTGGAGCGTCTCACGCTCGATCTGGTAACGGCCGCAGGACCGCGGGAGCCGGGCATGCAGGTCGCCGGCGTGCGGGAGAACGATCGTACCATCCGTTTCGAGCACGCGGCGGACCGCCTGGTACTCCATCTGTCGTCGCCCTCGCAAGCCGCTGAGGAACGAAGGTTCAGCATTTCGTATGGCGGCATACCGGTGGACGGGCTCATCATCGCCAAAAACCGGCACGGCAACCGCACGTTTTTCGGGGACAACTGGCCCAACCGCGCGCGCAACTGGCTGCCGACGATCGACCATCCTTCCGACAAGGCGACGTGCGCCTTTGTCATCACCGCCCCGAATCACTACCAGGTCATCGCCAACGGCCGGCTCGTCGAGGAAACCGATCTCCCGGGCGAGCGCCGCCGCACCACATGGCGGACCGACGCGCCGCTGCCGACCAAGGTGATGGTGTTCGGCGCGGCGCGCTTCGCGGTGCGTTACGAAGGCGAGGTGGCCGACGTGCCGGTGCAGACCTGGGTGTATCCGGAAGACCGGGACGACGGGTTTTACGATTTTGCGGTGGCGATGGACATGCTGCGGTATTTCGACAACCGCATCGGCTCGTTTCCCTACGCCAAACTCGCGAACGTGCAGTCGAAGACCCGCTACGGCGGCATGGAAAACGCCGGCGCGATCTTCTATAACGAAAATGCCATCACCGGCGAGCGGAGCAACGAGTCGACCGTCGCCCACGAAATCGCCCACCAGTGGTTCGGCGATTCCGTCACCGAAGCCGATTGGCCGCATATCTGGCTCAGTGAAGGATTCGCGACCTACTTCGCCGAGCTGTACCTGGAGCACGCGTACGGGCGGAGCCGGCTCGTCGCCGACATGGCGGAGGCGCGCGAGGCCGTCATCCGGTTCTTCCGCCGCAGCCCCACCCCGCTCGTCGACACCCGCACCGACGACCCCAACCAGCTGCTCAATACCAACAGCTACCAGAAAGGCGGCTGGGTGCTGCACATGCTCCGCGGGCTGATCGGCGACGACGCGTTCTGGATCGGCATCCGGAGCTACTACGCAACGCATCGCGACGCCAACGCCACGTCGGACGACCTGCGGCAAGCGATGGAGCAGGCGGCCGGCCAGGAACTCGGCTGGTTCTTCGACCAGTGGCTCTATCGCCCCGGGCAACCAAAGCTGCGGGTGACGCACGGCTACGACGCCGCGAACAAGCAGCTGACCGTGACCGTCGCCCAGCGACAGGCCGGCGCGCCCTTTCGCTTCCCGCTGGATCTCGACCTGGTGACGGGCGGGGACGTCCGCCGGGAACGCGTCCTCGTCGATCAGGCCGAACACACGTTCAGGTTCGAGCTGGACAGGCCGATTACCGAACTGGTGGTGGATCCGGATGTCGCGCTGTTGATGGAGCTCGACCCCGCGCGATAGTCCGTTCGTGAGAGGATGCGGAACGGATGAATCTTCATGCGGCCGGCTTGGTGATTTCGGCAAAAAAACGCGATCATAGGGCCTGCTCCACCCGTCTGCGGCCCGATACGGGCTGTCGAAGCGCGTTATTCCGACTTTTCTTCGCCTCAGCGCATGTCGTTTCCAATCCGTTATGCCCTGGCCGCCGCGGCCCTGTGCCTCGCCGGCACCGCCGCCGCGCAGGTCAGCGAACCGTTTTCCATCCCCCGCCTCCAGGGCCCGATCGAACTCGATGGCTTCAGCGATGAAGCGGCCTGGGAAGCGGTCCCTCCGCTCCCGCTCACGGTCTACCAGCCCGTTCATGGCGCCCCGCCCTCCCAGCGCACCGAGATCCGGGTCGCGTACGACGATGCGTATATCTACGCCGCCGGCCGGATGTACGACAGCGAACCGTCGGGCATACGCGCCAATTCGCTGTACCGCGATGAATATGCCGGCGACGACACCTTTTCGCTGATTCTCGACTCGTTCAACGACAACGAGAACGCGCTGTGGTTCTCGACCACGCCCGCGGGCGTACGCTTCGACTGGGCCGTGGCCAACGACGCACAGGCCCAGCGCGACGTGCGCAA carries:
- a CDS encoding M1 family aminopeptidase, with protein sequence MRLRVLIVVCSLFCAFAQERVVAQVAGVDVLDYEFRIAVDDASDRIEGETLITVRFDRAGVERLTLDLVTAAGPREPGMQVAGVRENDRTIRFEHAADRLVLHLSSPSQAAEERRFSISYGGIPVDGLIIAKNRHGNRTFFGDNWPNRARNWLPTIDHPSDKATCAFVITAPNHYQVIANGRLVEETDLPGERRRTTWRTDAPLPTKVMVFGAARFAVRYEGEVADVPVQTWVYPEDRDDGFYDFAVAMDMLRYFDNRIGSFPYAKLANVQSKTRYGGMENAGAIFYNENAITGERSNESTVAHEIAHQWFGDSVTEADWPHIWLSEGFATYFAELYLEHAYGRSRLVADMAEAREAVIRFFRRSPTPLVDTRTDDPNQLLNTNSYQKGGWVLHMLRGLIGDDAFWIGIRSYYATHRDANATSDDLRQAMEQAAGQELGWFFDQWLYRPGQPKLRVTHGYDAANKQLTVTVAQRQAGAPFRFPLDLDLVTGGDVRRERVLVDQAEHTFRFELDRPITELVVDPDVALLMELDPAR